A stretch of Coccidioides posadasii str. Silveira chromosome 2, complete sequence DNA encodes these proteins:
- a CDS encoding uncharacterized protein (EggNog:ENOG410PPC2~COG:T) — MGLNYLHANDTDLHLYNFLLCVSGFDNLSTTELYECYGKPYEIPTQHLDGKASIPHAPPHVIYPMIWNMPANEVTDPEVIISDYRTSFIVSKTPSPTLHMPALYSPLEELFNKHITTVAGMWDMGWGETPETCEWDVADGEFKALEDMLRAIMTFEPAERPAAKQLMASEYMVKWAMTAWEADEAKEVLCCGERALNPVPDL; from the exons ATGGGCTTGAACTATTTGCATGCAAATGAT ACAGATCTCCATCTGTACAACTTTCTTCTTTGTGTCTCAGGCTTTGACAATCTAAGTACAACTGAACTGTATGAGTGCTATGGCAAACCATATGAGATTCCTACCCAACACCTTGATGGAAAGGCTAGTATTCCACATGCACCACCACATGTCATTTATCCCATGATTTGGAACATGCCTGCAAATGAAGTGACAGATCCTGAGGTTATTATCTCAGACTATAGAACATCTTTTATTGTTTCAAAAACACCATCTCCAACACTTCACATGCCAGCCCTGTATTCTCCACTAGAGGAATTATTCAATAAGCACATCACCACTGTAGCTGGT ATGTGGGACATGGGCTGGGGTGAAACACCAGAAACATGTGAATGGGATGTTGCTGATGGTGAGTTCAAAGCTCTGGAGGATATGCTGAGGGCTATCATGACATTTGAACCAGCAGAAAGACCGGCAGCAAAGCAGCTCATGGCGTCTGAGTACATGGTGAAGTGGGCCATGACAGCGTGGGAGGCAGATGAAGCGAAAGAGGTCTTATGCTGTGGAGAACGAGCTCTAAACCCAGTTCCGGATCTATGA
- a CDS encoding uncharacterized protein (BUSCO:427250at4751~EggNog:ENOG410PPQD~COG:Z~BUSCO:15482at33183), translating into MANINYRTIDVDSLDPDAPVNFPLETLLPSNLPPSSSSGAAANIASQIRQLLRSGDSEGALRHALDTAPLGGDDRAKEVHLATVVEVLQSIRQAEMARVLEGVCSGEGGVERGDCLMKYLYRGMASQSSGGGAAPSSKKSSLSPQSTGFSQIQGRNFGEGGGGQQMAVLLNWHERLVEVVGVGSIVRVMTDRRTV; encoded by the exons ATGGCAAACATCAACTACCGCACAATCGACGTCGACTCGCTTGACCCGGACGCCCCCGTAAATTTCCCCCTCGAGACCCTTCTTCCTTCCAACCTCCCGCCGTCCTCGTCCTCCGGTGCCGCCGCAAACATCGCTTCGCAGATCCGGCAGCTGCTGCGGTCCGGCGACTCGGAGGGAGCTTTGCGCCATGCTCTTGACACGGCACCGCTAGGCGGAGATGATCGCGCGAAGGAGGTCCATCTAGCCACGGTTGTAGAGGTGTTGCAGAGCATACGGCAGGCGGAGATGGCGAGGGTGCTAGAAGGCGTGTGCAGCGGGGAGGGAGGGGTGGAAAGGGGAGATTGTCTGATGAAATACTT GTATAGAGGCATGGCGTCGCAATCCTCAGGCGGTGGGGCAGCTCCGTCATCGAAGAAGTCGTCTTTGTCACCGCAGAGCACCGGTTTCTCGCAGATACAAGGTCGGAACTTTGGCGAGGGTGGCGGTGGCCAGCAGATGGCTGTGCTGCTGAACTGGCATGAAAGATTGGTCGAGGTTGTCGGTGTAGGTTCGATTGTACGAGTGATGACGGATCGACGCACTGTCTGA
- a CDS encoding uncharacterized protein (EggNog:ENOG410PJCF~COG:Q~BUSCO:10080at33183), whose protein sequence is MSLRPRLVPPSLLRREIFFTRSYAVQAPGNPTLEIFNRKSKYLQKERAAQNAEESRKVDYLKDEVASRLSERLLDIKRNFNHVLDLGANSCNIARALTQPYVDPDIPNAQPAEPIAKRISKLTCVEESPSLLYRDESLPFNSEIPITREVVPSLEHLPYGPNTFDAVLSSLSIHWINDLPSLLSQVNSILKPDSPFIAAMFGGDTLFELRSSLQLADLERRGGVSPHISPLADVRDIGGLLNKAGFRLLTVDVEDIVVGYPNTFALMMDLQAMGENNAIKQREIGPMSRDVLLANEAIYRALHEEEGEQGIPATFRFIYMIGWKEGEGQSQPLQRGSGQINLKDVLGGGSFEQ, encoded by the exons ATGTCTCTCCGTCCGCGCCTCGTGCCGCCGTCGCTCCTCCGCCGTGAAATCTTCTTCACGCGGAGCTACGCTGTGCAAGCCCCAGGCAATCCCACACTAGAGATATTCAACCGCAAATCAAAATATCTACAAAAGGAGAGGGCGGCACAGAATGCCGAGGAGAGCCGGAAGGTTGATTATCTCAAAGACGAAGTTGCATCTCGGCTGAGTGAGCGGCTGCTG GATATCAAAAGGAATTTCAACCATGTTCTTGACCTTGGAGCGAATAGCTGCAATATTGCACGCGCCCTCACGCAGCCTTACGTTGACCCAGACATCCCCAATGCACAACCCGCCGAACCCATAGCGAAGCGGATATCCAAGCTCACATGTGTGGAAGAGTCACCGTCTTTACTATACCGCGACGAGTCGCTGCCCTTTAATTCCGAAATACCAATCACCCGAGAGGTTGTACCTAGCTTGGAACACCTCCCTTACGGGCCGAATACCTTCGACGCCGtcctctcttctctctcaataCACTGGATAAATGACCTACCGTCACTATTATCGCAGGTGAACTCGATTTTAAAGCCTGATAGCCCGTTTATTGCAGCGATGTTTGGCGGAGACACCCTCTTCGAATTGCGCTCTTCCCTACAGCTTGCGGATCTCGAACGCAGAGGCGGGGTTAGTCCGCATATCTCACCATTGGCGGACGTCCGAGACATTGGTGGCCTGTTGAACAAGGCTGGTTTCCGCCTGCTTACGGTAGATGTTGAAGATATAGTGGTTGGCTACCCTAATACGTTCGCGCTGATGATGGATCTCCAGGCGATGGGAGAAAATAATGCTATCAAACAGCGGGAAATAGGCCCGATGTCAAGAGACGTCTTGTTGGCGAACGAAGCAATATATAGAGCCTTGCATGAGGAGGAAGGAGAGCAGGGTATCCCAGCTACGTTTAGATTTATATACATGATAGGATGGAAAGAGGGCGAAGGACAGTCCCAGCCACTGCAGAGAGGAAGCGGTCAGATAAATCTCAAGGATGTGCTGGGAGGAGGGAGCTTTGAGCAATAA
- a CDS encoding uncharacterized protein (EggNog:ENOG410PJ7H~COG:S~BUSCO:2990at33183): MSPSASSQSHSVRRRPSFLSKVRPKTAGADQGSDRHSEPFHPAIWAPSGDGSYKEAVSHFYHEPAIPKRANAEFLDLPATNELEPSESFGPSTTRRHSKSISSIRYGVSELRAAVRRFSFTIRHKSYKHSLDVPLEEGAPETHPGDCSRKEPRHGRFRNHRMHRQSFSSFHALNRSQSHTSGIPLPIPANTPDLPLFPEELSGGEAARAAAAAQNEIIRLERVTSTTETKDFAISQGNDTKPSLDSESGIEINIQDSVRGSEDDLDVVRKDPVEYLPTELMCHILSYLDAESVKNAELVSHAWNAQASSRHVWREVFRHEYRHGYRAASAKEGKAKPMGLGRVRPNQDWKKMYAVRRALESRWKEGKAAAIYLHGHKDSVYCVQFDENKIITGSRDRTIRVWDAHYPWPCLKVIGALHDRSDSAHIGPLAINPQPDSPGSTPFISICPPAKSASELMKEDPDYQDYHRASILCLQFDEEIMVTGSSDFTCIVWDIKDDYRPIRRLEGHRAGVLDVCFDGRYIVSCSKDTTICVWDRQTGELVKKLLGHRGPVNSVQLRGDLVVSASGDGIAKLWNITSGLCIKEFASRDRGLACVEFSEDARTILAGGNDQVIYQFDANTGELVNELKGHSGLVRSLHMDNENGRVISGSYDMSVKVFDAKSGELSINLPGWTTSWMLSAKSDYRRIVATSQDSRAVIMDFGYGLDGIDLLEE, translated from the exons ATGTCCCCCAGCGCTTCCAGCCAGTCCCACTCCGTTCGCCGGAGACCGTCGTTTCTCTCCAAGGTCCGCCCAAAGACAGCTGGGGCCGACCAGGGTTCAGACCGTCATTCTGAGCCCTTTCACCCTGCCATCTGGGCCCCTAGCGGTGATGGAAGCTACAAAGAGGCTGTCTCTCATTTTTATCACGAACCAGCCATCCCAAAACGTGCCAACGCCGAATTTCTTGACCTGCCGGCTACCAACGAGCTGGAACCGTCAGAATCGTTTGGCCCCTCGACGACAAGGCGCCATAGCAAGAGTATATCCTCGATCCGATATGGGGTTAGCGAGCTGCGGGCCGCGGTCCGTCGCTTCTCTTTCACAATCCGTCATAAATCATACAAACATTCGTTAGACGTTCCCTTGGAAGAAGGAGCCCCGGAAACCCATCCTGGTGATTGTTCTCGAAAAGAACCGCGACACGGGAGGTTCAGGAACCATCGCATGCACCGGCAGTCTTTCAGCAGTTTTCACGCCCTAAACCGATCCCAGTCGCATACTTCTGGTATCCCGCTACCGATCCCTGCAAACACCCCTGACCTACCCCTATTCCCCGAAGAATTGTCCGGAGGAGAGGCAGCTCgtgccgccgccgctgcaCAAAACGAGATCATTCGTCTCGAACGCGTTACATCGACCACGGAAACCAAAGACTTTGCGATCTCCCAGGGCAATGACACCAAACCGTCCCTCGACTCGGAGAGTGGAATAGAGATCAATATTCAAGATAGCGTCCGTGGTTCAGAAGATGACCTGGATGTTGTACGAAAAG ACCCTGTGGAGTATCTGCCCACAGAGCTGATGTGCCATATCCTGTCGTACCTGGATGCTGAGTCAGTTAAAAATGCGGAATTGGTTTCACACGCGTGGAATGCACAGGCTTCATCTCGACATGTGTGGAGGGAAGTGTTTCGGCATGAGTACCGTCACGGCTATCGTGCGGCGAGCGCAAAGGAAGGCAAGGCGAAACCGATGGGACTTGGGAGGGTACGGCCAAACCAGGACTGGAAGAAAATGTACGCCGTCCGCCGCGCTCTGGAAAGCCGGTGGAAGGAAGGGAAGGCTGCCGCCATTTACTTGCACGGCCATAAGGACAGCGTCTACTGTGTCCAGTTCGATGA GAACAAGATCATTACAGGTTCTCGCGACAGGACAATCCGCGTCTGGGACGCTCACTATCCTTGGCCTTGTTTGAAAGTTATCGGCGCCCTTCATGATCGAAGCGACAGTGCGCACATCGGTCCTTTGGCGATTAATCCTCAACCGGACTCTCCCGGAAGCACGCCGTTCATCAGCATTTGCCCGCCAGCAAAATCGGCCAGCGAATTAATGAAAGAGGACCCCGATTACCAGGACTACCATCGCGCCTCGATCCTCTGTCTTCAGTTTGACGAGGAAATAATGGTTACAGGTTCATCTGATTTTACATGCATCGTATGGGACATCAAGGACGATTACAGACCCATCCGTCGTCTAGAGGGGCATCGCGCCGGTGTTCTCGACGTCTGTTTTGACGGCAGATACATCGTCTCCTGCTCTAAAGATACAACCATCTGCGTCTGGGATCGCCAGACCGGTGAACTCGTCAAGAAACTTCTCGGCCACCGTGGACCCGTCAACTCCGTTCAACTACGGGGTGACCTTGTCGTCTCCGCCAGTGGTGACGGTATCGCTAAACTCTGGAACATCACATCCGGTCTCTGCATCAAAGAATTCGCTAGCCGTGATCGAGGGCTTGCATGTGTAGAATTTAGCGAAGACGCGCGCACCATCCTCGCAGGCGGGAATGACCAGGTGATTTACCAATTCGACGCGAACACTGGTGAACTCGTCAACGAGCTGAAAGGCCATAGCGGTCTAGTCCGGTCCTTGCACATGGATAACGAGAATGGCCGTGTGATCAGCGGTAGCTATGATATGAGTGTGAAAGTGTTTGACGCGAAATCTGGAGAGCTCTCTATCAATCTTCCTGGCTGGACCACGAGTTGGATGTTGAGTGCAAAATCGGATTATCGACGGATTGTGGCCACCAGTCAGGATTCGAGAGCCGTTATTATGGATTTCGGCTATGGTTTGGATGGTATTGACCTATTGGAGGAATAG
- a CDS encoding uncharacterized protein (SECRETED:SignalP(1-21)~EggNog:ENOG410Q5J5~COG:O~MEROPS:MER0005078), whose translation MRAIISVALFLSLSLLSAVNAAEILSAGDTDDVIPDSYIVVMRDGLSTDAFNSHTTQISGFRNEDRNVKASLKKTFDLNGLKGYSGTFDEATIRQIANDPAVKYIEHDRIANARGLVEQQDAGWNLARISHKKTGARTYVYDESAGAGISVCLVDTGVDVDNPDLGGRATWGANFVDNDDSDGNGHGTFLASLIAGQKHGVAKKAKIIAVKVLDANGSGSYSNVISGIDWCVKYAKEHGISERMVVNLSLGGGYSQAVNQAAENAVLAGMFVSAAVGGSNRDARNDSPASARGVCAIAASTMDDKAALFSNYGSIVAVYAPGQNIMAAGRMGSVTLSGTSFAAGHASGVGAYLLALEKITGDRVCNRIKELAIPVIRNSPSNTTRLLLYNGSGR comes from the exons ATGAGAGCTATCATCAGCGTCGCTctgtttctctctctttcattGCTTTCTGCCGTCAACGCGGCTGAGATCCTCTCAGCAGGAGACACAGATGATGTTATTCCGGATTCCTACATTGTTGTGATGAGGGATGGGCTCTCCACTGATGCCTTCAACTCCCACACGACACAGATCTCCGGTTTTCGTAACGAGGACCGTAACGTCAAGGCTTCATTGAAGAAGACCTTTGATCTTAACGGCCTGAAGGGATACAGTGGAACTTTCGACGAAGCTACAATCCGCCAGATCGCGAATGATCCAGCT GTAAAATACATTGAACATGACAGGATCGCAAACGCCCGTGGCTTAGTTGAACAGCAGGACGCAGGGTGGAATCTTGCTCGCATCTCACACAAAAAGACTGGAGCCAGGACGTATGTCTATGACGAATCCGCCGGAGCCGGTATATCCGTATGCCTGGTAGATACTGGCGTCGACGTGGACAATCCGGACTTGGGAGGCCGCGCTACTTGGGGCGCAAACTTCGTCGACAACGACGACTCCGATGGAAACGGCCACGGCACTTTCCTAGCATCCCTCATCGCAGGCCAGAAACACGGAGTTGCGAAGAAGGCGAAGATCATCGCTGTCAAGGTTCTCGATGCCAACGGCTCCGGATCATACAGCAATGTCATTTCTGGAATTGACTGGTGTGTTAAATACGCCAAGGAGCATGGGATCTCGGAGCGCATGGTTGTCAATCTCTCCCTTGGCGGGGGCTATTCACAAGCTGTTAACCAGGCTGCTGAGAACGCAGTGCTTGCGGGAATGTTTGTTTCCGCTGCCGTGGGTGGTTCAAAT CGTGACGCGCGCAACGACTCTCCCGCCTCAGCCAGAGGCGTTTGTGCCATCGCCGCGAGCACGATGGACGATAAGGCCGCTCTATTCTCTAACTACGGTTCAATCG TGGCCGTCTACGCACCAGGACAGAATATTATGGCAGCTGGAAGAATGGGCTCGGTAACCCTCTCCGGTACATCTTTCGCTGCAGGCCACGCATCTGGAGTGGGTGCCTATCTCCTCGCCCTCGAGAAGATCACAGGTGATAGGGTCTGCAACCGTATCAAGGAGCTCGCTATTCCCGTGATCCGCAATTCGCCTTCAAACACCACGCGGCTCCTGCTATACAATGGTAGCGGGCGTTAA
- a CDS encoding uncharacterized protein (BUSCO:406434at4751~EggNog:ENOG410PKJS~COG:Z~BUSCO:14220at33183): protein MSESRQELLAWLNNLLQLNITKVEQCGTGAAYCQVYDSIFMDVPMSRVKFNVNTEYAYIQNFKVLQNTFTRHQIDRPVPVEALVKCRMQDNLEFLQFTKRFWDQNYPGGDYDAVGRRKASGAPLASSTSRPGTTSATGARRGATPTTAARPRVGGGVSANTAALTQEINSQKEAIAGLEKERDFYFAKLRDIELLLQQAVEADPELEKDEDSLIKHIQAILYSTEEGFEIPADAEAVGEELETF from the exons ATGAGTGAATCGAG ACAGGAGTTGCTGGCATGGTTAAACAACCTGCTCCAGCTGAATATCACCAAGGTCGAACAATGCGGAACCGG GGCTGCTTATTGTCAAGTTTATGACTCGATATTCA TGGACGTGCCAATGTCAAGAGTCAAGTTCAACGTCAACACCGAATATGCCTATATCCAGAACTTCAAGGTCCTGCAGA ACACCTTCACGCGCCACCAGATAGACCGCCCGGTCCCCGTCGAAGCGCTTGTGAAATGCCGGATGCAAGACAACCTCGAGTTCCTCCAGTTCACCAAGAGATTCTGGGACCAGAACTATCCGGGTGGCGACTATGATGCCGTGGGTCGACGGAAGGCATCCGGAGCGCCTCTCGCTTCCTCCACTTCCCGACCGGGGACGACCTCTGCGACCGGCGCTCGTCGAGGGGCGACTCCCACGACCGCAGCCCGACCGAGAGTCGGCGGCGGAGTGTCGGCCAACACCGCGGCCCTGACGCAGGAGATCAATTCGCAGAAAGAGGCGATCGCCGGGTTGGAGAAGGAGCGAGATTTCTACTTTGCCAAGCTCCGCGACATCGAGCTCTTGCTGCAGCAAGCTGTGGAGGCGGACCCGGAGTTGGAGAAGGACGAGGACTCCCTGATCAAGCACATTCAAGCCATTCTGTATTCCACAGAG GAGGGCTTCGAGATTCCCGCTGACGCCGAGGCTGTCGGAGAAGAGTTGGAGACGTTTTGA
- the PMC1 gene encoding plasma membrane calcium (EggNog:ENOG410PGJZ~COG:P~TransMembrane:10 (i234-251o263-282i433-454o474-501i911-932o944-964i985-1007o1062-1084i1096-1113o1119-1136i)~BUSCO:673at33183), whose product MANNNNNNRLLAPPIFIDTSQTGPSSSTSECDNLSPDRPFSSNGSFLTAHSPVSMDGETLRSRANSFNSNVETLRSRSDSTAIKDPDHVQYDDVPLYEALKPDQRNEKDFQVDKNPFAFTPGQLNKMLNPKSLAAFRALGGLRGLERGLRTDLSAGLSLDESQLQGAVTFDEATKWDSQKVDNCGSSPVQSHGGSVPAEGQFADRIRVFQQNRLPERKGDGFLILLWRAYNDKIIILLTAAAVVSLSLGLYETFTGGSKVDWIEGVAICVAILIVTVVTAANDWQKERQFIKLNRKKSDRDVKAIRSGKSIMISVFDITVGDILHLEPGDAIPADGVFLSGHGVKCDESSATGESDQMKKTNGHEVWQRMEDGTATKKLDPFILSGSKVLEGVGTYLVTSVGPNSTYGKIMLSLQTTNDPTPLQVKLGKLADWIGGLGLAAALVLFFALLIRFLVQLPGNPGTPAVKGREFTDILIVAVTVIVVAIPEGLPLAVTLALAFATARMVKENNLVRILRACETMGNATVICSDKTGTLTQNKMTVVAGTFGTKHSLDQTDERGDAPSNMSQRFAAMSSSVRDLLLKAVALNSTAFEGEENGQRTFIGSKTEVAMLQLAEQYLGLNLPEERANAEIVQMIPFDSARKCMGVVVRQNNGTYRLHVKGAAEMMLAKATKVICELSQDPLKCEALPDNTKSMVLDTINSYAQRSLRSIGIVYKDFEFWPPPGVKTLEDDKSMADFDDVFHNMVWVGVVGIQDPLRPEVPGAIEKCNRAGVQVKMVTGDNMTTAVAIATECGIKTPDGIAMEGPKFRQLSDEEMDRILPNLQVLARSSPEDKRILVARLKHLGETVAVTGDGTNDGPALRTADVGFSMGIAGTEVAKEASSIILLDDNFKSIVTAICWGRAVNDAVARFLQFQITVNITAVCLAFVSALANEDNESVLNAVQLLWVNLIMDTFAALALATDAPTEKILDRKPTPKSASLFTMTMWKMIIGQSIYQLIVTFTLYFAGAKILNYDVAADHHLQEQLDTIVFNTFVWMQIFNEFNNRRLDNKFNIFEGIHKNYWFIGINVLMVGGQVMIIFVGDVAIGVERLNGEQWAICILCAIFCLPWAIVLRCIPDRHFAVVFNGVLGAVAFVWKPIAKAMKFVFSPVRKAFSATWAALRRFCSRIIKSKKGSSPEELEIETHDEEAPKLGKDKEEETPRATHANLPPITLTGPS is encoded by the exons ATGgccaacaacaacaacaacaacagattgctCGCTCCCCCAATATTCATCGATACTTCG CAAACGGGCCCGTCCTCTTCAACATCAGAATGTGACAATCTCTCTCCTGACAGACCTTTCTCCAGCAATGGCAGTTTTCTCACCGCTCACAGCCCCGTCTCGATGGACGGAGAGACACTTCGTTCCCGGGCAAACTCCTTTAATTCTAATGTAGAGACTCTCAGATCTCGGTCTGATTCCACAGCAATCAAGGATCCAGACCATGTTCAGTACGACGACGTACCGCTATATGAGGCCCTGAAGCCCGACCAGCGAAATGAGAAAGATTTTCAGGTGGACAAAAATCCCTTCGCTTTTACCCCTGGCCAGCTCAACAAGATGCTTAACCCTAAGTCCTTGGCTGCCTTCAGAGCACTTGGGGGACTTCGGGGTCTAGAACGAGGTCTTAGAACGGACCTGTCAGCCGGCCTATCACTCGATGAAAGTCAACTACAAGGAGCCGTCACTTTCGATGAAGCAACCAAGTGGGATTCCCAGAAGGTCGACAACTGTGGTAGCTCTCCCGTACAAAGCCACGGCGGCAGCGTTCCGGCCGAAGGTCAGTTTGCAGACCGCATACGTGTCTTCCAGCAAAACAGACTCCCGGAAAGAAAAGGCGATGGATTCTTGATTTTGCTATGGAGAGCATACAATGACAAAATAATTATCCTGTTGACAGCCGCTGCGGTTGTCTCGCTATCTCTAGGTCTCTACGAAACATTCACCGGCGGGTCTAAGGTTGATTGGATCGAAGGGGTCGCTATATGCGTCGCTATCCTGATAGTCACCGTGGTGACGGCTGCAAACGACTGGCAAAAGGAAAGACAGTTTATAAAATTGAACCGCAAA AAAAGCGACAGAGATGTCAAAGCGATCCGATCGGGAAAATCAATCATGATATCTGTCTTTGACATCACCGTGGGTGACATCTTACATCTGGAGCCCGGAGACGCCATCCCGGCAGACGGAGTGTTTCTTAGCGGACATGGAGTCAAGTGCGATGAATCATCAGCGACTGGAGAGTCCGATCAAATGAAGAAGACCAACGGGCACGAGGTCTGGCAGAGGATGGAGGATGGGACCGCGACCAAGAAGCTCGACCCCTTTATCCTTTCCGGAAGCAAAGTCTTGGAAGGCGTTGGAACCTATCTCGTCACCAGTGTCGGCCCTAATTCTACCTACGGAAAAATCATGCTTTCACTACAAACGACCAATGATCCTACGCCACTGCAAGTCAAGCTCGGCAAACTTGCGGATTGGATCGGTGGTTTGGGTCTAGC CGCTGCGCTTGTCCTATTCTTCGCTCTTCTCATTCGGTTCCTTGTGCAATTGCCAGGAAATCCTGGCACGCCAGCAGTCAAAGGTCGGGAGTTTACGGACATTTTAATTGTCGCAGTCACAGTGATCGTTGTGGCCATTCCAG AGGGTCTCCCTTTGGCCGTCACTCTTGCTCTTGCCTTTGCGACCGCTCGCATGGTCAAGGAGAACAATCTTGTTCGAATCCTGCGCGCATGCGAAACTATGGGAAACGCGACGGTCATCTGTTCTGACAAAACTGGAACCCTAACTCAAAACAAAATGACAGTGGTGGCCGGGACATTCGGCACCAAGCACAGCCTCGATCAAACGGACGAGCGCGGAGATGCGCCATCGAATATGTCGCAAAGGTTTGCTGCGATGTCATCGTCCGTTCGAGATCTCCTCCTGAAAGCGGTCGCTTTGAATTCGACGGCATTCGAGGGCGAAGAGAATGGCCAGCGCACATTCATCGGAAGTAAAACAGAAGTCGCTATGTTGCAACTTGCTGAACAATATCTCGGTTTGAATTTGCCAGAGGAGCGGGCAAATGCCGAAATCGTTCAAATGATTCCCTTCGATTCAGCCCGGAAGTGCATGGGCGTTGTCGTTCGACAGAACAACGGGACCTATCGACTCCACGTTAAAGGCGCGGCTGAAATGATGCTGGCCAAGGCGACCAAGGTCATCTGCGAACTGTCTCAAGACCCTCTCAAATGCGAAGCTCTCCCAGATAACACTAAGAGCATGGTTCTGGACACCATCAACTCGTACGCTCAGCGGTCTCTTCGGTCAATTGGCATCGTATACAAAGATTTCGAATTCTGGCCACCTCCTGGGGTGAAGACCCTAGAAGACGACAAGTCCATGGCCGACTTTGATGATGTGTTCCATAATATGGTATGGGTGGGTGTTGTTGGAATTCAGGATCCACTGCGTCCTGAGGTCCCTGGTGCGATCGAGAAGTGCAACAGAGCCGGGGTGCAAGTCAAGATGGTTACCG GTGACAATATGACCACAGCAGTCGCCATTGCTACCGAATGCGGTATCAAAACCCCTGACGGGATTGCAATGGAGGGTCCTAAGTTCCGACAATTGTCCGACGAAGAGATGGACCGTATCTTACCAAACTTGCAAGTCCTCGCGCGCTCCTCGCCAGAAGATAAGCGCATCCTCGTCGCACGGCTTAAGCATCTTGGCGAAACTGTGGCAGTGACGGGAGACGGCACAAACGATGGCCCGGCTCTGAGGACAGCAGACGTCGGCTTTTCCATGGGTATTGCAGGAACGGAAGTTGCAAAGGAGGCTAGCTCGATCATTCTTTTGGACGACAATTTCAAATCCATCGTGACTGCGATCTGCTGGGGACGCGCCGTTAATGACGCCGTTGCACGATTCCTTCAGTTCCAAATTACCGTCAATATCACCGCTGTGTGTTTGGCATTTGTTTCAGCTCTGGCTAACGAGGATAATGAGAGCGTTCTCAATGCGGTTCAGCTGCTATGGGTCAATCTCATTATGGACACCTTTGCGGCTCTGGCTCTCGCAACCGATGCACCGACGGAGAAGATCCTGGACCGCAAACCGACTCCAAAGTCGGCATCGCTCTTCACGATGACGATGTGGAAAATGATCATCGGGCAAAGCATCTATCAACTTATTGTCACATTCACCCTTTACTTCGCCGGCGCCAAAATTCTGAACTACGACGTTGCTGCGGATCACCATTTACAAGAGCAACTGGATACAATCGTTTTCAACACGTTTGTCTGGATGCAGATATTCAACGAGTTCAACAATCGTCGGCTCGACAACAAATTCAATATTTTCGAAGGAATACATAAAAATTACTGGTTTATCGGAATCAACGTACTTATGGTGGGTGGTCAAGTGATGATCATCTTTGTGGGTGATGTCGCCATCGGCGTGGAGCGTCTCAATGGCGAGCAGTGGGCAATCTGCATTCTTTGCGCAATTTTTTGTCTTCCATGGGCGATCGTGCTTCGCTGTATACCCGATCGACACTTTGCGGTTGTCTTCAATGGCGTTCTCGGCGCAGTTGCCTTCGTCTGGAAACCGATCGCAAAAGCCATGAAGTTTGTATTTTCTCCGGTGCGAAAGGCGTTTTCTGCTACTTGGGCCGCACTGCGGCGGTTCTGCTCGCGCATCATCAAGTCCAAGAAGGGATCCTCTCCTGAAGAGCTGGAGATCGAGACCCACGACGAGGAAGCTCCGAAGCTCGGGAAGGACAAGGAGGAGGAGACCCCGCGGGCAACACATGCTAACTTACCCCCGATCACATTGACCGGGCCAAGTTAG